Part of the Drosophila kikkawai strain 14028-0561.14 chromosome 3L, DkikHiC1v2, whole genome shotgun sequence genome is shown below.
AAACTGAGCCAGGTCACGACACAAGCGTTCCGCCGATCTGATCTGGAAGCTAAAAATTAGCCAAGGACCTAACTGGAAACCTTCAAACCCACCTTATTCCCGCTCAGATCAAGCAGGGCGTAGTCCACGTTCGATAAGAGATTCAAGTATCGCACCTCCCGTATGTGATTGTTCGTCATGATGAATCCATTCACACGGCCGCAGGCGGGATCATTGCGTATCACCTGGCACACGTTCATCAAGATGGCAGGGTTGGCCAGGCTCACCACCACATTCCGGAACTCAGGTCGGGCCCCAAAGTTGTCCAGATTGAGGAGTCCATCCACACCGTTCTGCTGCTCCAGTCGCTTCAGCAGATTATCCAGGACGCTGGCGATGAGGAAATGCGGTGATATTTGCCTCATGTTGGATTCGGCCACTGCCAGCTGCACTTTGATTGGTATTGAGGCGCCCTTGCCCACGCTTATGGCAAGCGATAGCTTGAAAAGATTGTCAATGGCCTGCTTGCAGTTTCGGGCAAGGAAGGTGTCCTCCCGGGGTCCACGCTGGAAGTGATAGATTcccataaaaaaaacataaacgcGTTCCTGGCGACGGTAGACACTAACCTGGTAGTGGACAGGATAAAACTCGGCTCCGTCGACCGCCTCGTAGATTGCCTCCATGATCGCTTGCTGCGGATTGCACTGGTACTCCAGCTGGCCGCGATGGTGCACAGTGAACTCGTTCCAGCTCAAGCCCGGAACCCGGTCGCCGTAACTCGAGCAGTTGGAGAAGATCCGGGTATCCGGATAGTCCAAAAGTATGGGCTCCGTGCCATCGCCGAAATCCAGAACACGCCTCTGTCCTGGCATCGCAGAAGCTTCGTTTGTTGTCCTTTTTTCAAcgaaaattagtttttagcaATAATTCAAATCTGGAGATCCATATCGAAGCCGCGAGTAGTGTTGCTAAACGTCGGTGGATATGCAGGTTGTTTTGAATTCTTTAAGAGAATTTGAATGTCGTACAACTTAACCTGCAAAAGGTTTCTTTGACTGCCGGAACACCACTGACCAGAGAGAATGCCAAATCGAAACTCGAAGTAACACCCAGGAGGCCCTAGAACGGATTGTAAACCTGATCCTGGGGCGTTAACAGTGCTGGGAAACGCACTGGACTCCTTTATaatcttttataattaatacaaaatttcCGATGAGAGCCGCGACCGATTCCATCGGCTACCAAAAGACTACTGATCCGATCCGGTGCATAAAGACTCTCAGAGAACCCAGGGCCACCCTGGAATTTCTGCCTGCCTCGGCACTTTTTTGTTATGTGGAGAGGCAAGCACGAAACGCGACCCTACCCGCTGGGCAATAAAATTGAACGTCTCTCTAAACATAACaaatgtttattgtttttaattgcttAACGGCTACAAGTCTTTTGGAAAGATGTGGAGTGAGATACATATTATACTATTTCTTCGGAGTCTTCTTCttggcgttggcgttggcAATAGCATTGGCCTCCTTTTTGCCCTGATACAGACCAGTGTAGTAGCCGGACATGTACCAGGCCGTTAGCATGGCCACAACGTCCTGCTCACCGCCCTCGTTCTGCGAGGTGAACATGGGGGGAAGTGGCGGCATGGGCGGCATTGTCAGCCCGCCGCTTCCTCCGGCAGAGGTCTTGCCCTTTCCCGAGGACGACTTCTTCGGGTTTACGCCAGCGGAGGCAGAAGTCGATGCCTTGGAGCGCGCCGGTTGCTCTTCACCGGCCTCCTCGTTTTTGGCAGCAAGAAACTGTTCCCGACGAACTTGTTTGCCCCATGAGGGCAGTAAGTCCGTCATGAGCACCTCCTGCGTGTTCTCGTAGCCCAGGTAGCGGATAGTGCAGGTCTCGCCCTTCTCGTCCACGGAAACCACGACGCCCTCGTAGTCCAAGCCATCATTGTAAGTGGCGCGTGCGAAATCGCCAACCTCGAAAACTGTCGGCCGGGGGCTGGAGCACGACGAATTctcggcaacggcaacggcagccTCGGCAGACGCGTTCTCCTGCTCACGCTTATTGGTAGAGTCAGCCAGGCGACGTGCCAATTCCTCGCGGGCCAGGCCAACATTTTCATCGTAAAACTTAACGAGCAGTGAGTCGTCCCACGCGTCGTTGTTGACCTCGTCGGACATCTTGCTGAGTTATACTCGTCGATTCTCCCAAAATATATGAGTTCTGGACGCTTGTCGTTGGCGAAAGGGTCGAAATATTAATGTTAGGTGTTGAACAAGCCAGCGAAGCACATGCGCTGCTCAGCACTGGCAGAAAGACGATAATTATCGGCCAGAGGTGGACaacaaatacattaaaatccaataataattgcaagaaaattaaagtggGAAAAGTTTCGCATAATTTAAGTGTTGATTTCACATAGtaatagaatatttattaagcatTGCAAGTTTTTTTTGACTCCCCCTAAAAATTC
Proteins encoded:
- the Smn gene encoding survival motor neuron protein → MSDEVNNDAWDDSLLVKFYDENVGLAREELARRLADSTNKREQENASAEAAVAVAENSSCSSPRPTVFEVGDFARATYNDGLDYEGVVVSVDEKGETCTIRYLGYENTQEVLMTDLLPSWGKQVRREQFLAAKNEEAGEEQPARSKASTSASAGVNPKKSSSGKGKTSAGGSGGLTMPPMPPLPPMFTSQNEGGEQDVVAMLTAWYMSGYYTGLYQGKKEANAIANANAKKKTPKK